The following are encoded in a window of Sinomonas cyclohexanicum genomic DNA:
- a CDS encoding DUF3830 family protein has protein sequence MARYITVTLEKRGVTARAKLLDDEAPRTAEAVWQALPVAGQVFHGKYARNEVYTLVHAFAEEEPGPENQTVTPIPGDLCYFTFEGVLNNPAYGYEETAGTVENRLLIDLAYFYGRNNLLLNGDVGWVPGNVFATIVEGLDELAAASQDIWMGGARGERLIIDRAAD, from the coding sequence ATGGCCCGCTACATCACTGTCACCCTCGAGAAGCGCGGCGTGACCGCCCGGGCGAAGCTGCTCGACGATGAGGCCCCGCGCACGGCGGAGGCCGTCTGGCAGGCGCTTCCGGTTGCGGGGCAGGTCTTCCACGGCAAGTACGCGCGGAACGAGGTCTATACCCTCGTGCACGCGTTCGCAGAGGAAGAGCCCGGGCCTGAGAACCAGACCGTGACGCCGATTCCCGGCGATCTGTGCTACTTCACGTTCGAAGGTGTGCTCAACAACCCGGCCTACGGGTACGAGGAGACCGCCGGAACTGTCGAGAACCGGCTCCTCATCGACCTGGCCTACTTCTACGGCCGTAATAACCTCCTGCTCAACGGCGACGTCGGGTGGGTCCCCGGGAACGTGTTCGCCACGATTGTCGAGGGCCTGGACGAGCTCGCTGCCGCCAGCCAGGACATCTGGATGGGCGGGGCGCGGGGGGAGCGGCTCATCATAGATCGGGCCGCAGACTGA
- a CDS encoding RidA family protein — MISHPPSSAAQGLARSDHDAYVSTLPPVPRPAGSYIPVSRAGNIAFTAGHTHAVRGELAVRGAVGSPEGPSLETARECARLAVKNCLASLAHHLGGLSAVERVVQMTGYVAATPDFAAHPRVLDGASEALVDAFGAHGRPARAAVGVASLPDGAVVEISLVVTVADLEVEPKAP, encoded by the coding sequence ATGATCAGCCACCCACCGTCCAGTGCCGCCCAGGGCCTCGCCCGCAGTGATCACGATGCCTACGTGTCCACGCTCCCGCCGGTGCCGCGGCCCGCGGGCAGCTACATCCCCGTCTCACGGGCCGGAAACATCGCCTTCACCGCGGGCCACACCCACGCCGTGCGGGGCGAGCTCGCAGTGCGCGGCGCGGTCGGGTCACCGGAAGGTCCCAGCCTCGAGACGGCCCGGGAGTGCGCACGGCTCGCCGTCAAGAACTGTCTCGCGAGCCTCGCTCACCACCTGGGTGGCCTGAGTGCCGTGGAGCGCGTCGTGCAGATGACGGGCTACGTCGCGGCGACGCCGGACTTCGCGGCGCACCCGCGCGTCCTCGACGGAGCATCCGAGGCGCTCGTCGATGCGTTCGGAGCCCACGGCCGCCCCGCCCGGGCGGCCGTGGGCGTCGCGAGCCTTCCGGATGGCGCGGTCGTCGAGATCAGCCTCGTCGTCACCGTCGCGGACCTCGAAGTTGAGCCCAAAGCCCCATAG
- a CDS encoding helix-turn-helix transcriptional regulator codes for MKPTSRGELTPDRRVPITRIAPPARAAHAVRHIWIVEWDLPPGEVLHQAALSYPALNIVAEPDRLAVYGPTTAASTRTLEGRGWAVGVLLRPAATPLFTDRPATFANGERDLDEPALHAAVRAAMGRPHAAGARPAAARPAATRHAEASGAVVRWVVERMPAADARGLEANRMAEIADSEPGLLRVPDLAAAMGASVRTLERLAADYFGPTPAAIMRRRRIQVAAERLRIEPDAALADLAQELGYADQPHLTRDFRAVLGMTPREYTAR; via the coding sequence GTGAAGCCCACCTCGCGCGGCGAGCTGACCCCGGACCGGCGCGTCCCGATCACGCGCATCGCCCCGCCCGCCCGGGCCGCGCACGCTGTTCGGCACATCTGGATCGTCGAATGGGACCTCCCGCCCGGCGAGGTGCTGCATCAGGCTGCGCTGAGCTACCCCGCGCTCAACATCGTCGCGGAGCCGGATCGGCTCGCCGTCTACGGACCCACGACGGCGGCGTCCACCCGCACGCTCGAAGGCCGTGGATGGGCGGTGGGCGTGCTGCTCAGGCCCGCGGCCACTCCCCTGTTCACCGACCGGCCCGCGACCTTCGCCAACGGCGAGCGCGATCTCGACGAGCCGGCCCTGCACGCGGCCGTCCGCGCGGCCATGGGCCGGCCGCATGCCGCAGGAGCCCGGCCCGCAGCAGCCCGGCCCGCGGCGACCCGGCACGCGGAGGCGAGCGGCGCCGTCGTGCGCTGGGTCGTCGAGCGGATGCCGGCCGCGGACGCCCGCGGGCTCGAGGCGAACCGGATGGCCGAGATCGCGGACTCCGAGCCCGGCCTGCTGCGCGTGCCGGACCTGGCGGCGGCGATGGGCGCGTCCGTGCGCACGCTCGAGCGGCTCGCGGCGGACTACTTCGGGCCCACGCCGGCGGCGATCATGCGGCGTCGGCGCATCCAAGTGGCGGCCGAGCGGCTCCGTATCGAGCCGGACGCCGCTCTCGCGGACCTGGCGCAGGAGCTCGGCTACGCCGACCAGCCCCACCTCACCCGCGACTTCCGTGCGGTGCTCGGCATGACCCCGCGCGAGTACACGGCACGCTGA
- a CDS encoding NAD(P)-dependent alcohol dehydrogenase, translating to MLTVNAYAAPSSTEPLAKTTIERRDLGPHDVLIEVKYAGICHSDIHTVRGEWGPQRYPLVPGHEIAGVVAAVGDAVSRHAVGDRVGVGCMVNSCGHCANCAKGNEQHCLEGSVGTYGAVDRDGTITQGGYSTHVVVTEDFVLRIPDALELDVATPLLCAGITTYSPLSRWGAGPGKRVAVVGLGGLGHMAVKIAHAMGAEVTVLSQSLRKKDDGLRLGADHYYATADPETFTRLKGTFDVILNTVSAPIDLNAFLGLLAAEGAMVCVGAPAEALAINAFSLIGGSKTLAGSAIGGIRETQEMLDFCAEHGFGADIELIPAEKINEAYERVLASDVRYRFVIDAATF from the coding sequence ATGCTCACCGTCAACGCCTACGCCGCGCCGAGCTCCACCGAGCCCCTCGCGAAGACCACGATCGAACGCCGCGACCTCGGCCCCCACGATGTGCTCATCGAGGTCAAGTACGCCGGCATCTGCCATTCCGACATCCACACGGTCCGCGGCGAGTGGGGCCCGCAGCGCTACCCCCTCGTCCCCGGGCACGAGATCGCGGGCGTCGTCGCGGCCGTGGGCGACGCGGTGAGCCGGCACGCCGTCGGCGACCGGGTGGGCGTCGGCTGCATGGTCAACTCGTGCGGACACTGCGCGAACTGCGCCAAGGGCAACGAGCAGCACTGCCTCGAGGGCAGCGTCGGCACCTACGGCGCCGTGGACCGGGACGGGACCATCACCCAGGGCGGCTACTCGACCCACGTGGTGGTCACCGAGGACTTCGTCCTGCGGATCCCGGACGCGCTCGAGCTCGACGTCGCCACCCCGCTGCTGTGCGCGGGCATCACCACCTACTCCCCGCTCAGCCGCTGGGGCGCAGGACCCGGCAAGAGGGTCGCCGTGGTGGGCCTGGGCGGGCTCGGCCACATGGCAGTGAAGATCGCCCACGCCATGGGTGCCGAGGTCACGGTGCTCTCGCAGTCGCTGCGGAAGAAGGACGACGGCCTACGGCTCGGCGCCGACCACTACTACGCGACCGCGGACCCCGAGACGTTCACACGGCTCAAGGGCACGTTCGACGTCATCCTCAACACCGTGAGCGCGCCGATCGACCTCAACGCGTTCCTCGGGCTGCTCGCGGCGGAGGGGGCCATGGTCTGCGTCGGCGCCCCTGCGGAGGCGCTCGCGATCAACGCGTTCAGCCTCATCGGCGGCAGCAAGACCCTCGCCGGCTCGGCGATCGGCGGCATCCGCGAGACCCAGGAGATGCTCGACTTCTGCGCCGAGCACGGCTTCGGCGCCGACATCGAGCTCATCCCCGCGGAGAAGATCAACGAGGCCTACGAGCGTGTCCTCGCCTCGGACGTGCGGTACCGCTTCGTGATCGACGCCGCGACGTTCTGA
- a CDS encoding D-2-hydroxyacid dehydrogenase: protein MDLVIEHTDSPARRERRDRPKAVVLTSQTTAPPYNTRALEEEAELVWATAETLADALPGAEILFVWDFFSTALRDAWDHADSLRWVHVAAAGVDTLLFDALRESDVVVTNARGAFDQPIAEFVLASILAHDKLLHESKDLQREGVWRHREVRRTAARRALVVGTGGIGRATGRLLRAVGLEVMGAGRTARDDDPDFGVIVPTGDLIEHAAWADHLVLIAPLTEQTRGMVNAEVLTAMQPTAHLVNVGRGPLVDEPALVEALRSGAIAAASLDVFTQEPLPAGHPFWAMPNVHVSAHMSGDVVGWRDALADQFAENLTRWLAGAELVNAVDKELGYARGH, encoded by the coding sequence GTGGATCTTGTGATTGAGCACACAGACTCCCCTGCCCGCCGTGAGCGTCGCGACCGACCCAAAGCAGTTGTCCTGACGTCCCAGACCACGGCCCCTCCCTACAACACCCGGGCCCTCGAAGAGGAGGCCGAGCTGGTCTGGGCCACTGCGGAAACCCTTGCGGACGCCCTCCCCGGCGCCGAGATCCTCTTTGTCTGGGACTTCTTCTCCACCGCGCTCCGGGACGCCTGGGACCACGCCGATTCCCTGCGCTGGGTCCATGTCGCCGCCGCCGGCGTGGACACGCTCCTGTTTGACGCCCTGCGGGAGTCCGACGTGGTGGTGACGAACGCCCGCGGCGCGTTCGACCAGCCGATTGCCGAGTTCGTCCTCGCCTCGATCCTCGCCCACGACAAGCTGCTCCACGAGAGCAAGGACCTGCAGCGCGAGGGCGTGTGGCGGCACCGCGAGGTGCGGCGTACGGCCGCTCGCAGAGCGCTTGTGGTCGGCACAGGCGGCATCGGCCGCGCCACCGGCCGGCTGCTGCGGGCGGTCGGCTTGGAGGTCATGGGTGCGGGCCGGACGGCGCGCGACGACGACCCCGACTTCGGCGTGATCGTCCCCACCGGCGACCTTATCGAGCACGCCGCATGGGCCGACCACCTCGTGCTCATCGCGCCGCTCACCGAACAGACGCGCGGAATGGTCAACGCCGAGGTGCTGACGGCCATGCAGCCGACGGCCCACCTCGTCAACGTGGGCCGAGGGCCCCTCGTCGACGAGCCGGCCCTGGTCGAGGCACTCCGCTCGGGCGCCATCGCCGCGGCGTCGCTCGACGTCTTCACCCAGGAGCCCCTGCCCGCCGGCCACCCGTTCTGGGCGATGCCGAACGTGCACGTATCGGCGCACATGAGCGGCGACGTCGTGGGGTGGCGGGACGCGCTCGCCGACCAGTTCGCGGAGAACCTCACTCGTTGGCTCGCCGGTGCCGAGCTCGTCAACGCCGTCGACAAGGAGCTGGGGTATGCCCGCGGGCACTGA
- a CDS encoding NADPH-dependent F420 reductase, whose product MEQGIRTIGILGAGRVGTAVAREALKAGYEVRIATAKPVEDIALIVEIITPGAIAVTAGEAAASDIVVLALPLHKFRTLDATVLAGRVVVDAMNYWEPTDGAMPEMHTGRGTSEVVQDFLAASRVVKTLNHIGYHELESDGRLAGAADRRALAAAGDDEAARAVVLAFIASLGYDAVDAGPLAAGRALEPGTEIFAGPHDAARLGEALERACAGVAA is encoded by the coding sequence ATGGAGCAGGGCATCAGGACCATCGGGATCCTCGGGGCCGGGCGCGTCGGGACCGCCGTGGCCCGCGAGGCGCTCAAGGCCGGATACGAGGTCCGCATTGCCACCGCCAAGCCCGTCGAGGACATCGCGCTCATCGTCGAGATCATCACGCCCGGGGCCATCGCGGTCACGGCGGGCGAGGCCGCGGCGTCGGACATCGTGGTCCTCGCCCTCCCGCTGCACAAGTTCCGCACGCTCGACGCGACCGTGCTCGCCGGCCGCGTGGTGGTCGACGCGATGAACTACTGGGAGCCCACCGACGGCGCCATGCCCGAGATGCACACGGGCCGCGGCACCTCCGAGGTGGTCCAAGACTTCCTCGCCGCCTCGCGCGTGGTCAAGACGCTGAACCACATCGGCTACCACGAGCTCGAGTCGGACGGCCGGCTCGCCGGCGCGGCGGATCGCCGAGCCCTCGCCGCCGCTGGCGACGACGAGGCCGCGCGCGCCGTCGTGCTCGCCTTCATCGCCTCGCTCGGCTATGACGCGGTCGACGCCGGCCCCCTCGCCGCCGGGCGCGCCCTCGAGCCGGGCACCGAGATCTTCGCCGGGCCGCACGACGCCGCGCGGCTGGGTGAGGCGCTCGAGCGCGCGTGCGCGGGAGTCGCCGCCTAG
- a CDS encoding SDR family NAD(P)-dependent oxidoreductase translates to MSDWQEVVTPGRFEGQTVIVTGAGSGIGRATALRVAKEGGRVIASDVSQERLDALVAENPGLAIVPVVGDIGAEEAVQQVVAAADGRVDALANVAGIMDHFHGVHELPDEIWERVMRVNVTGVMRLMRAVLPLMLEAGRGSIVNVSSEAGLRGSAAGAAYTASKHAVNGLTKSAAVMYGRKGIRVNAVAPGGTITNIEAPMDSDLAKETIAPLFGVVLPPAAQADELAAGITFLLSHDGTNINGVVLASDNGWNAV, encoded by the coding sequence ATGTCCGATTGGCAGGAAGTCGTCACCCCCGGGCGGTTCGAGGGCCAGACCGTCATCGTCACCGGAGCGGGTTCGGGGATCGGGCGCGCGACGGCGCTGCGGGTCGCCAAGGAGGGCGGCCGGGTCATCGCGAGCGACGTCAGCCAGGAGCGCCTCGATGCACTCGTGGCGGAGAACCCCGGCCTCGCGATCGTGCCCGTCGTGGGAGACATCGGAGCCGAGGAGGCCGTCCAGCAGGTCGTGGCCGCCGCGGACGGCCGGGTCGACGCACTCGCCAACGTGGCCGGCATCATGGATCACTTCCACGGCGTGCACGAGCTCCCGGACGAGATCTGGGAACGGGTCATGCGGGTCAATGTCACCGGCGTCATGCGCCTCATGCGCGCCGTGCTCCCGCTCATGCTCGAGGCCGGCCGGGGCTCGATCGTGAACGTCTCCTCGGAGGCGGGCCTGCGCGGCTCCGCGGCCGGCGCCGCCTACACGGCGTCCAAGCATGCGGTCAACGGCCTCACCAAGAGCGCGGCGGTGATGTACGGGCGCAAGGGCATCCGCGTCAACGCAGTGGCACCGGGCGGAACCATCACGAACATCGAGGCGCCCATGGACTCGGACCTCGCGAAGGAGACCATCGCACCGCTCTTCGGCGTGGTCCTGCCGCCAGCAGCCCAGGCCGACGAGCTCGCGGCGGGCATCACGTTCCTGCTCAGCCACGACGGCACGAACATCAACGGCGTGGTCCTCGCCTCGGACAACGGCTGGAACGCGGTCTAG
- a CDS encoding aspartate aminotransferase family protein, producing MTTLSPILKQATPVVVDHALGSWIHGTDGNDYLDFTTGIGVTSTGHCHPRVVEAAREQVGKIIHAQYTTVMHKPLLELTEMLGDVLPAGLDSVFYANSGSEAVEAAIRLARMATGRPNIIVFQGGFHGRTVAAASLTTAGTRFSAGFSPLMSGVHMAPFPYAFRYGWDEAAAVEFALKELDYLFHTRTSPNDTAAFLIEPVLGDGGYLPTPPAFMDGLRERADRHGIQLIFDEVQAGVGRTGKFWGHQHSTATPDILITAKGIASGFPISAIAAPTATMSKAWPGSQGGTYGGNAVSAAAAVATLHVVEDEGLVENARVRGDELQAGLKELQSRFPGIGNVRGLGLMQGIEFMAPDGTPDASTAAAVQQATTREGLLTLTCGPSGNVVRLIPALVVTPEEVSLGLERFEAAVAAVAGAVPAVSHA from the coding sequence ATGACGACTCTCAGCCCCATCCTCAAGCAGGCCACTCCCGTCGTCGTGGACCACGCGCTCGGCAGCTGGATCCACGGCACGGACGGCAACGACTACCTCGACTTCACGACCGGGATCGGCGTGACCAGCACCGGCCACTGCCACCCCCGCGTCGTCGAGGCCGCGCGCGAGCAGGTGGGCAAAATCATCCATGCCCAATACACGACGGTCATGCACAAGCCGCTCCTCGAGCTCACCGAGATGTTGGGCGACGTGCTGCCCGCGGGCCTCGACTCCGTGTTCTACGCGAACTCGGGCTCAGAGGCTGTCGAGGCGGCCATCCGTCTGGCCCGCATGGCAACCGGGCGCCCGAACATCATCGTCTTCCAGGGCGGCTTCCATGGCCGCACTGTCGCGGCAGCGTCGCTCACGACCGCGGGAACGCGCTTCTCCGCCGGCTTCTCACCGCTCATGTCCGGGGTCCACATGGCGCCCTTCCCCTACGCCTTCCGTTACGGCTGGGACGAGGCGGCGGCCGTGGAGTTCGCGCTCAAGGAGCTCGACTACCTCTTCCACACGCGCACCTCCCCCAATGACACCGCTGCGTTCCTCATCGAGCCAGTGCTCGGCGACGGCGGCTACCTCCCCACCCCGCCCGCATTCATGGATGGGCTGCGCGAACGCGCCGACCGGCATGGGATCCAGCTCATCTTCGACGAGGTGCAGGCCGGTGTCGGGCGCACGGGCAAGTTCTGGGGGCACCAGCACTCGACCGCCACCCCGGACATCCTCATCACCGCCAAGGGCATTGCCTCCGGCTTCCCGATTTCCGCGATCGCCGCCCCAACCGCCACCATGTCCAAGGCCTGGCCCGGCTCGCAGGGAGGTACCTACGGTGGCAACGCCGTCTCGGCCGCCGCGGCCGTCGCGACGCTCCACGTGGTCGAGGACGAGGGCCTCGTGGAGAACGCCCGCGTTCGCGGCGACGAGCTGCAGGCGGGCCTCAAGGAACTCCAGAGCCGATTCCCCGGGATCGGCAACGTCCGCGGACTCGGCCTCATGCAGGGCATCGAGTTCATGGCTCCGGACGGCACGCCGGACGCCTCCACCGCCGCCGCGGTGCAGCAGGCCACGACCCGTGAGGGCCTCCTGACCCTTACATGCGGCCCCTCCGGGAACGTGGTTCGGCTCATCCCGGCACTCGTCGTGACGCCCGAGGAGGTCTCCCTCGGACTCGAGCGCTTCGAGGCCGCTGTTGCCGCCGTCGCAGGTGCGGTTCCCGCCGTATCCCACGCCTGA
- a CDS encoding VOC family protein: MSEETQNQTAENQTAEDLTEPAHGEHTVNGTPRGSTSLTPFIVVARAADAIGFYQEVFGATLLSRTDFPGPDGAPVVAHAVLDFGNGRLELGDANPAYHLVLPPAGEDDCLSLAVYLPDVDAAVRRAVERGATVREPAAHFVSGDRFASIRDPFGIRWSVMTRVEDLSDEEVKARIDAWAASMQNGG; encoded by the coding sequence ATGAGCGAAGAGACCCAGAACCAGACGGCAGAGAACCAGACGGCAGAGGACCTCACTGAGCCCGCCCACGGCGAGCACACCGTGAACGGCACCCCTCGCGGCTCGACGTCGCTGACCCCGTTCATCGTCGTGGCCCGTGCGGCGGACGCGATCGGCTTCTACCAGGAGGTGTTCGGCGCGACGCTCCTGTCCCGCACCGACTTCCCGGGGCCGGACGGTGCGCCGGTCGTGGCGCACGCGGTCCTCGACTTCGGCAACGGCCGCCTCGAGCTCGGCGACGCGAACCCCGCATACCACCTCGTCCTGCCACCCGCCGGCGAGGACGATTGCCTCTCCCTGGCCGTATACCTGCCGGACGTCGACGCCGCCGTGCGGCGCGCCGTCGAGCGCGGTGCCACCGTCCGCGAGCCCGCCGCCCACTTCGTCTCGGGCGACCGCTTCGCGAGCATCCGCGACCCGTTCGGGATCCGCTGGTCCGTCATGACCCGTGTCGAGGACCTCTCCGACGAGGAGGTCAAGGCACGCATCGACGCGTGGGCCGCGTCCATGCAGAACGGCGGCTGA
- a CDS encoding maleate cis-trans isomerase family protein, with amino-acid sequence MSTVAILYPGHSAEDEFTRLETVIPESRFPVIHTWEGSTDHDVDALLKLGSRELLAPPAAQARALAADSVMWACTSGSFVYGWEGCHDQSEWIRSASGAPSSSTSLAFAAAVHELGATRVSVAATYPEDVAAHFVKFLDSDGITVTALSTYDVPSGEDAGRLGPEWVLSTAGSADLTGAECLLIPDTALHTLAVLPQLEEALGLPVLTANQVTAWQGLRLAGSAASSDRLGALFRAR; translated from the coding sequence ATGAGCACCGTCGCCATCCTGTACCCGGGACACAGCGCCGAGGACGAGTTCACGCGGCTCGAGACCGTGATCCCCGAGTCGCGGTTCCCCGTCATCCACACGTGGGAGGGCAGCACCGACCACGACGTCGACGCCCTCCTCAAGCTCGGCTCGCGGGAACTGCTGGCCCCGCCGGCCGCGCAGGCGCGCGCCCTCGCGGCCGATTCCGTCATGTGGGCCTGCACATCGGGGAGCTTCGTCTACGGCTGGGAGGGCTGCCACGATCAGTCGGAATGGATCCGCTCGGCGAGCGGCGCGCCGTCGTCCTCTACCTCATTGGCCTTCGCCGCCGCCGTCCACGAGCTGGGCGCCACGCGGGTTTCGGTCGCGGCGACCTACCCGGAGGACGTCGCCGCGCACTTCGTGAAGTTCCTCGACAGCGACGGCATCACCGTCACCGCCCTGTCCACGTATGACGTGCCCAGCGGGGAGGACGCCGGCCGGCTCGGCCCAGAGTGGGTGCTCAGCACCGCCGGGTCGGCTGACCTCACGGGCGCGGAATGCCTGCTCATCCCGGACACCGCCCTCCACACCTTGGCGGTGCTCCCTCAGCTCGAGGAGGCGCTCGGCCTGCCGGTGCTCACCGCCAATCAGGTGACTGCGTGGCAGGGCCTGCGGCTCGCCGGGAGCGCGGCGTCGAGCGACCGACTCGGGGCCCTGTTCCGGGCACGCTGA
- a CDS encoding maleate cis-trans isomerase family protein yields the protein MISATEDFDPDGPGASRIIGVVSPYDMALDRELWRWMPDDVTLAFARTPFHPLVVDETMASAIGDEEEIRATARCLAAVSPEAAVYACTSGSFVNGMEGARRISSAISDEVKAPSVTTSEALLEALDLLGIGKIAIATPYVPELTDRLEDFLAEGGRTVTGCVGLGRDRLIWHVPYGVTAELVRRSDSDDAEAVFVACTNLPTFDLIAPLERELGKPVLTANQVTAWAGLRRLGLALPGGDRLAEASRAPVA from the coding sequence GTGATCAGCGCAACAGAAGACTTCGACCCCGACGGCCCGGGCGCCTCCCGCATCATCGGAGTCGTCAGCCCTTATGACATGGCCCTCGACAGGGAGCTCTGGCGATGGATGCCAGACGACGTCACGCTCGCCTTCGCGAGGACCCCCTTCCATCCGCTCGTCGTGGACGAGACCATGGCATCCGCCATTGGGGACGAGGAGGAGATTCGTGCGACCGCCCGGTGCCTCGCTGCCGTCTCGCCCGAGGCGGCTGTCTACGCGTGCACCTCGGGAAGCTTCGTGAACGGGATGGAGGGGGCGCGGAGGATCTCCTCGGCCATCTCGGACGAGGTGAAGGCCCCCTCCGTGACGACCTCGGAGGCACTCCTCGAGGCACTCGACCTGCTCGGCATCGGGAAGATCGCGATCGCCACCCCATACGTCCCCGAGCTCACGGACCGGCTCGAGGACTTCTTGGCAGAGGGCGGGCGCACTGTGACCGGCTGCGTCGGGCTCGGGCGCGACCGGCTCATCTGGCACGTCCCGTACGGCGTCACCGCCGAGCTCGTGCGCCGGTCGGATTCCGACGACGCGGAAGCTGTGTTCGTGGCCTGCACGAATCTTCCGACGTTCGACCTCATAGCCCCGCTCGAGCGCGAGCTTGGGAAGCCGGTCCTGACGGCCAACCAGGTCACGGCCTGGGCTGGCCTCCGCAGGCTGGGCCTCGCGCTCCCCGGCGGCGACAGGCTGGCGGAGGCGAGCCGGGCGCCCGTGGCGTGA
- a CDS encoding alpha/beta hydrolase, with translation MTTIRVHGPTLNPALGAAVSAAVRRGALEAAGAGVRASMLVTPRLAAFLIRETFRRSGVQMAASLMRHAPTGVEAYRDLRYGPAPDMLIDVFHPADGDGPHPLLMWVHGGGFVGGSKDELAGYLQMIASNGYTVAAPRYSLAPRYHYPLPVRQMMQALEFLQAERTRFRLDPDRIVLAGNSAGAHIAAQIGALATTPGYAGLVGIPPTVAAEQVRGLVLACGAFDLALTHGVGGVAEAILVRAAGWSYSGRRNFNRDGSFAAWSIPDYLTPAFPPTLLTAGNADLAGPHRAAVRRDAGRWTRTGDGVLAAGPRAGPPP, from the coding sequence ATGACGACCATCCGGGTGCACGGACCGACGCTGAACCCCGCGCTCGGCGCGGCGGTCAGCGCGGCCGTCAGGAGGGGAGCCCTGGAGGCCGCGGGCGCCGGGGTGCGGGCCAGCATGCTGGTCACGCCCCGCCTCGCCGCGTTCCTCATCCGGGAGACGTTCCGCCGGTCCGGCGTGCAGATGGCCGCTTCCCTCATGCGCCACGCCCCCACGGGCGTCGAGGCCTACCGGGACCTCCGCTACGGCCCGGCGCCGGACATGCTGATCGATGTGTTCCACCCGGCCGACGGCGACGGCCCCCACCCGCTGCTGATGTGGGTGCACGGGGGCGGGTTCGTGGGCGGCTCGAAGGACGAGCTCGCCGGCTACCTCCAGATGATCGCGTCCAATGGCTACACCGTCGCGGCGCCCCGGTATTCGCTCGCGCCCCGGTACCACTACCCGTTGCCGGTCCGCCAGATGATGCAGGCCCTCGAGTTCCTGCAGGCCGAGAGGACCCGGTTCCGCCTCGACCCCGACCGGATCGTCCTGGCGGGCAACTCCGCGGGAGCCCACATCGCGGCCCAGATCGGCGCGCTCGCCACGACCCCGGGCTACGCGGGCCTCGTGGGAATCCCGCCGACGGTGGCGGCAGAGCAGGTCCGTGGCCTCGTGCTCGCGTGCGGCGCCTTCGACCTCGCGCTGACCCACGGGGTGGGCGGCGTCGCCGAGGCCATCCTGGTCCGGGCTGCCGGCTGGTCCTACTCCGGGCGGCGCAACTTCAACCGCGACGGCTCCTTCGCGGCGTGGTCGATCCCGGACTACCTCACCCCCGCGTTCCCGCCCACACTCCTCACGGCGGGAAACGCGGACCTTGCGGGCCCACACCGAGCGGCTGTACGACGCGATGCTGGACGCTGGACTCGAACCGGAGACGGTGTTCTGGCCGCCGGACCACGAGCCGGCCCTCCTCCATGA
- a CDS encoding YciI family protein has product MESVVLYRMRDGVDRTRVMEVYPRHKAYYEKFRADGGGLLALGPFPPNPVAGSMGLFASRADAERFVASDPFVTEGLAEPHVLDWDPVRFG; this is encoded by the coding sequence ATGGAGTCCGTTGTTCTGTACCGCATGCGCGACGGCGTGGACCGCACCCGCGTCATGGAGGTCTACCCGCGCCACAAGGCGTACTACGAGAAGTTCAGGGCCGACGGCGGCGGCCTCCTCGCGCTCGGACCGTTCCCGCCCAACCCGGTCGCCGGGTCGATGGGCCTGTTCGCGAGCCGCGCGGACGCCGAGCGCTTCGTGGCGTCCGACCCGTTCGTGACAGAGGGCCTCGCCGAGCCGCACGTGTTGGACTGGGACCCGGTGCGGTTCGGGTAG